CATAAAAAGGCTCGCCAAAAACCCAAAACCAAATGCCTGGCCAAGTAAATATCCAAGCAGGAAAGGTATGGTCATACTAAACATGGTTGGAGTGAGTGCTACCCTGGATGCCTTTCGCAGTTCATTAATATTTACTTCCATGTACCCGGCAGTGAATAACATGAAGATGGCACCCAGCTCAGCCAGGAATGAAAGCACTTCACCACCTGGTTCAAACCACAGTAGACCAAGGAACACTCCAGCAAATATTTCTCCGAGTATACTGGGAAATCCTGCGCGTTCAATAATCTCTCCAAAGACTTTTGCCAGGAACAGGATTAGCAGCAGCAGGAGAATATGCTCCACCATTCAACCTCTTTTCTCTTGTATAACTCGGATATTATGCTCTTTTTTGAAATGATGCCTACCAGTTTATCGTTTTCTACTACACAAACCCTGTTGATATGGTGTTTTAACATCATATCAGCGGCATCTTGCAGTTTTTCATTAGGAGAAATGGTTACCGGGTGAGGTATCATTATTTCTATGGCACTTTCGCCAAGTGATCTTACTGCTGCCATATGGGTGTGCTTTGTGCAGGGTATGCAGTGGAACATTATGATTTCCAGCATAATATCCTGGTCGATGATGCCTTTGAGTTTTCCTTCATTGTCTATGACAGGATATGTGTTGAAATGGTATTTATTGAATAATTCGAATATATGCTCGACTGGATCGTCCTCTTTTACTGCTATAACATCCTGTGTCATGATGTCTTTGATGAATATATTTGAGTAATTTTCTGGCATGAGAGATACTCCACTCAATTTCGGCTTTATATATTTGGTTTTATCATTATTTTTTGTCTATTAATGCTTTTGTTTGGTCTTAAATTGCTTTCGTGTGCTTGGAGAAGATGTGGACTCCGTTGAAATTGAAATAAATAGCAAACAATGAGCATCCTCCCTGATGCTTCCGGTCCTCTGGTCTGAGGTTTGTAACTTAGAGTTTTCATTTCATAAAGCACGGAGTGCAATCAAGTAAAGGAATTTATGAGGTCGCCGATGGAAGTATTTATAAAAAATAAAGTTTATTTTAATTATATTATGAAAGATTGGAATACCTTGTATAAAGAAAAGGGAATAGTACAAAAAGAACCATCTGAAAAAGTAATAAACGCTATAAAATTTTTTAATCGTGTTGGCTCAAAAAAAATTCTTGATTTAGGCTGTGGCACTGGAAGGCATACAACACTTTTAGTGAAAGAAAATTTTGAAGTATATGGTTGTGATAATTCTGAAGATGCTTTAAGTATTATTAAAGAAA
The DNA window shown above is from ANME-2 cluster archaeon and carries:
- a CDS encoding CBS domain-containing protein; its protein translation is MPENYSNIFIKDIMTQDVIAVKEDDPVEHIFELFNKYHFNTYPVIDNEGKLKGIIDQDIMLEIIMFHCIPCTKHTHMAAVRSLGESAIEIMIPHPVTISPNEKLQDAADMMLKHHINRVCVVENDKLVGIISKKSIISELYKRKEVEWWSIFSCCC
- a CDS encoding class I SAM-dependent methyltransferase, which gives rise to MEVFIKNKVYFNYIMKDWNTLYKEKGIVQKEPSEKVINAIKFFNRVGSKKILDLGCGTGRHTTLLVKENFEVYGCDNSEDALSIIKEILVYNEFRLCDMTKLPYEDEYFDGIICYQVIQHGKIADIKKSYLFSCSI